The DNA window GACATCTCAATCAACAAAAGACCTTTTAAAAGATGTTTTAACCAGGACAATTACTGGTGAATCAATTTTTATGACTTATTTTACCTGTTATGATAAAGAGGGCTATGTTGCTTTTGCGGGAGATTTCCCCGGTAAAATTCAGGCGATTGAGTTAAAACCAGGAATTTCTTTTATTGCCCAGAGAGATGCTTTTATATGTGCTGAAAGCAGAGTAAAATTTGGAATTACTTTTCAGAAAAAAGTAGGTCCTGCCTTTTTTGGAGGAGAAGGTTTTATACTTGAAAAATTCACAGGTCCTGGAACAGTTTTTATTCATGCAGGCGGAGATTTTTATGAAATTGATTTAAAAGAAAATGAAAAAATTCATATTGATACAGGTTGTATAGTTGGATTTGAAGAAACAGTTGATTATGACGTTGAGTTTGTAAAGGATATAAAAACAGCAATTTTTGGCGGAGAGGGATTATTTCTTGCAACATTAACCGGTCCTGGAAAGATAATCTTACAGAGTATGACCCTTGCAAGATTAAGAAGAGAACTTGGAGGTTTCGGATTGAAAAAAGGCGGAGGAGAAAAATTTGGACTCGGAGGTTTACTTGGTGGTATTTTAGGCAGTGAGGATTAATTTTTCTAAAGTTTAAAATTTGACTTAAATTAAGTTTAATTTTATAATTTTTTTATGGAGAAAAAGGTAATAAAAAAAGAAGATGTTGAATATTTGAGTAAGTTAGCAAGAATTTCACTGAAAGAAGAAGAAAAAGATAAATTTGAAAAGGAACTTGAAAAAATACTTGAATATGTTTCAAAACTGAATGAGGTAAACACGGAAAACGTTACTCCTTCTTATCATGTTCTACCTATAAAAAATGTATTTAGAGAAGACATACCTGATAAATCCACATCAAAAGAAGAAATTTTAAAAAATGCTCCTGACAGGGACGAAAACTTTTTCAAGGTCCCGAGGATAATATGATGGAGAAAAAATACCTCCCTTTTGAAAAACCAATTGAAGAAATTGAAAAAAAAATTGAAGAAATTGAAAAAAGTAAAACTAAAAATACAGTAGAAAAAAATACTGAAATTCTAAAATTAAAGCAGTTATT is part of the bacterium genome and encodes:
- a CDS encoding TIGR00266 family protein, whose protein sequence is MKFEIFGGNLQFVKVYISQGEEIYAEAGKMMFKSSNVNMETRMTSQSTKDLLKDVLTRTITGESIFMTYFTCYDKEGYVAFAGDFPGKIQAIELKPGISFIAQRDAFICAESRVKFGITFQKKVGPAFFGGEGFILEKFTGPGTVFIHAGGDFYEIDLKENEKIHIDTGCIVGFEETVDYDVEFVKDIKTAIFGGEGLFLATLTGPGKIILQSMTLARLRRELGGFGLKKGGGEKFGLGGLLGGILGSED
- the gatC gene encoding Asp-tRNA(Asn)/Glu-tRNA(Gln) amidotransferase subunit GatC, with translation MEKKVIKKEDVEYLSKLARISLKEEEKDKFEKELEKILEYVSKLNEVNTENVTPSYHVLPIKNVFREDIPDKSTSKEEILKNAPDRDENFFKVPRII